The Micromonospora sp. Llam0 genome includes a window with the following:
- a CDS encoding DUF2795 domain-containing protein, with the protein MERGNSKHSPRVDDSMAHDTRGTTQGTTGGRAEEWHEAEPPGEDQPEPTAVVAGDNRSGTPQGMTSEEVEQRSRLGRYINLSALPGDRSTLRDSALENEAPDDVLDEIDQLPPGRTFQTVSEVWAELGHANETTRW; encoded by the coding sequence ATGGAACGCGGCAACAGCAAGCACAGTCCCCGGGTGGACGACAGCATGGCCCACGACACCCGTGGGACCACGCAGGGCACCACCGGAGGCCGGGCCGAGGAGTGGCACGAGGCGGAGCCCCCGGGCGAGGACCAGCCGGAGCCGACCGCGGTTGTGGCCGGCGACAACCGCTCCGGTACGCCGCAGGGCATGACCAGCGAGGAGGTTGAGCAGCGGAGCAGGCTGGGCCGCTACATCAACCTCTCGGCACTGCCCGGGGACCGCAGCACGCTGCGCGACAGCGCGCTGGAGAACGAGGCACCCGACGACGTGCTCGACGAGATCGATCAGCTGCCGCCGGGTCGCACGTTCCAGACGGTGTCCGAGGTGTGGGCCGAGCTCGGCCATGCCAACGAGACGACCCGCTGGTGA
- a CDS encoding DUF6401 family natural product biosynthesis protein yields MSPFPAAPHGLLAAPAARRAAQTSLADLHTALGAAGLAAAAVLPGLLAELDQHAAAIRDRLSADLRPLSPVTLARYADGVRDAATEAGWHPPVVGPATQWTTVDWVTLRLVAVCQLAGISGATPR; encoded by the coding sequence ATGAGTCCGTTCCCCGCCGCCCCGCACGGCCTGCTGGCCGCCCCGGCCGCCCGAAGGGCGGCGCAGACCTCGTTGGCCGATCTGCACACCGCGCTCGGCGCCGCCGGCCTGGCCGCCGCCGCAGTCCTGCCCGGCCTGCTGGCTGAGCTCGATCAGCACGCCGCCGCGATCCGGGACCGGCTGTCCGCGGATCTGCGTCCGCTCAGCCCGGTGACGTTGGCCCGGTACGCCGACGGGGTGCGCGACGCGGCCACCGAGGCCGGCTGGCACCCCCCGGTGGTCGGGCCGGCCACCCAGTGGACGACGGTCGACTGGGTGACGTTGCGGCTGGTCGCCGTCTGCCAGCTGGCCGGGATCAGCGGCGCGACCCCGCGCTGA
- a CDS encoding SpoIIE family protein phosphatase → MAGTAGQTRDTPSGVPAARSATPAGTNPDSATPAGLVDRHDWARTPLGPSGGWDPAVRAAVELVLASPVPMALVYGDDFLMIYNDAYAELLGAKHPDAFAQPAAAVFADAWHRPGVGDVVERVYRTGEPFLESEAVAPFGTGESGPFGATAFTRGYSAVRGSDGRIVGMLSVATETGTITHRLQSLSELTSALAGTLTLDDVARVALRYGLASLDVDQVAIGIDDGGGWRVVRRVRGELLDEADERLPPVWRRIPRDAATPLATVAGTGVPRFTGEGRPLARYATDRHDELVTALAALPLRAGSLRGGITFGYREPHSWAPAERALLSAVAELVTQAAERARRFETQHGTAQLLQRSMLPEQLPDLPLLRLAARYDPGVDGNSAGGDFYDAFRLPDGGLAVVLGDVVGHDVRAAALMGQVRAALRGLALADPEPTAVLNGLDRLVHSLGAESRNEELFVTVLYGVLDPATGRVTVASAGHPAPLVRRWSSTTASAEFVPVPPGPPLGLAGRRRPTRVELRPGDTLLMFSDGVVERRGQDLGIGMSTLAAAVAEASTSDPRNLCAVASAAVPGTTDDDVAVLAVEHAAAPSRSAGLLVPAEPIAPSRVRHWLADQLAGWQVPESVIGPAVLCASELTTNALLHAGTEARVEIDLSQERLLVSVADSGTRGTVSRAHVDTLSSRGRGLGLIEQLSDTWGTDPSVRGSTVWFEIMLPIDS, encoded by the coding sequence ATGGCAGGCACCGCCGGGCAGACCCGGGACACCCCGTCGGGGGTGCCGGCTGCGCGTTCCGCCACCCCGGCCGGTACCAACCCGGACAGCGCCACACCGGCCGGGCTCGTCGACCGGCATGACTGGGCGAGAACGCCGCTCGGTCCGTCGGGCGGTTGGGATCCAGCGGTACGGGCAGCGGTCGAGCTGGTGCTCGCCTCACCGGTGCCGATGGCCCTGGTCTACGGCGACGACTTCCTGATGATCTACAACGACGCCTACGCGGAGCTGCTCGGTGCCAAGCACCCGGACGCGTTCGCCCAGCCCGCCGCCGCGGTGTTCGCCGACGCGTGGCACCGGCCGGGGGTCGGCGACGTGGTCGAACGGGTCTACCGCACCGGCGAGCCGTTCCTCGAGTCGGAGGCCGTGGCACCGTTCGGCACCGGCGAGTCGGGCCCGTTCGGCGCCACGGCCTTCACCCGTGGCTACTCCGCGGTCCGGGGCAGCGACGGGCGGATCGTCGGGATGCTCTCGGTCGCGACCGAGACCGGCACCATCACCCACCGGCTGCAGAGCCTCAGCGAGCTGACCTCGGCGTTGGCCGGCACGCTCACCCTCGACGACGTCGCCCGGGTCGCGTTGCGGTACGGCCTGGCCTCGCTCGATGTCGACCAGGTGGCGATCGGCATCGACGACGGCGGCGGATGGCGGGTGGTTCGCCGGGTCCGCGGCGAGCTGCTCGACGAAGCTGACGAGCGGCTGCCGCCGGTGTGGCGCCGCATCCCCCGGGACGCGGCCACCCCGTTGGCCACCGTCGCCGGCACCGGTGTGCCCCGGTTCACCGGGGAGGGCCGGCCACTCGCCCGGTACGCCACGGACCGGCACGACGAGCTGGTGACGGCGCTCGCCGCCCTGCCGCTGCGGGCCGGATCGCTGCGCGGTGGGATCACCTTCGGCTACCGCGAGCCACATTCGTGGGCGCCGGCCGAACGGGCGCTGCTCTCGGCGGTCGCCGAGCTGGTCACCCAGGCGGCCGAGCGGGCCCGGCGGTTCGAGACCCAGCATGGTACGGCTCAACTGCTGCAACGCAGCATGCTGCCGGAGCAGCTGCCGGATCTGCCGCTGCTGCGGTTGGCCGCACGCTACGACCCGGGGGTGGACGGTAACTCGGCCGGCGGGGACTTCTACGACGCGTTCCGGCTGCCCGACGGCGGGTTGGCCGTGGTGCTCGGCGACGTCGTCGGGCACGACGTGCGGGCAGCGGCGCTGATGGGCCAGGTCCGGGCCGCGTTGCGCGGGCTCGCGCTGGCCGACCCGGAGCCGACAGCGGTACTGAACGGGCTGGACCGGCTGGTGCACAGCCTGGGCGCGGAGAGCCGCAACGAGGAGCTGTTCGTGACCGTGCTGTACGGGGTGCTGGATCCGGCGACCGGCAGGGTGACGGTGGCCAGCGCTGGCCATCCCGCTCCGCTGGTCCGACGCTGGTCGTCGACCACGGCGAGCGCCGAGTTCGTCCCGGTGCCGCCCGGGCCGCCGCTCGGTCTGGCCGGGCGACGGCGGCCGACCCGGGTCGAGCTGCGCCCCGGCGATACGCTGCTGATGTTCAGTGACGGCGTGGTGGAGCGACGCGGTCAGGATCTCGGCATCGGGATGTCCACTCTGGCCGCGGCCGTCGCCGAGGCCAGCACCAGCGATCCACGCAACCTCTGCGCGGTGGCCAGCGCGGCGGTGCCGGGCACTACCGACGACGACGTGGCGGTGCTCGCGGTGGAGCATGCGGCCGCGCCGAGCCGGTCGGCGGGGTTGCTGGTTCCTGCCGAGCCGATCGCACCGAGCCGGGTGCGGCACTGGTTGGCCGACCAGCTGGCCGGGTGGCAGGTTCCGGAGTCGGTGATCGGTCCGGCGGTGCTCTGTGCCAGCGAGCTGACCACGAACGCCCTGCTGCACGCCGGCACCGAGGCGCGGGTGGAGATCGATCTCAGTCAGGAACGGCTGCTCGTCTCGGTAGCTGACAGTGGCACCCGGGGCACGGTCAGTCGGGCGCACGTCGACACGTTGAGTAGCCGTGGCCGGGGCCTGGGTCTGATCGAGCAGTTGAGCGACACCTGGGGCACCGACCCCTCGGTACGCGGCTCAACCGTGTGGTTCGAGATCATGTTGCCGATTGACTCGTAA
- a CDS encoding NAD(P)/FAD-dependent oxidoreductase, protein MAETDVETADAVVIGAGHNGLVAANLLADAGWDVLVLEATGAPGGAVRSAEVTAPGYLSDLYSSFYPLGFASPVLRELRLAEFGLRWRHAPDVFAHLLPDDRAAVVNLDPRRTAESLETFADGDGERWLSAYAEWRAVSAPLIDALFTPFPPVRAGTALLRRLRSAGSLRLARRLVLPVRQLGRETFAGAGGPALLAGCALHTDLAPDDVASGVYGWLLTMLGQEIGWPVPAGGAQRITDALVGRLRSRGGRLVTGAAADRVLIARSRAVGVRTVDGRRWRARRAVLADVPAPALLLDLVGDRWLPTRMVDDLRRFRWDGSTVKVDWALTGPMPWRNPAVAGAGTVHLGADLDGLTRYAAALACDEVPRDPFLLLGQLTTADPQRSPAGTESLWAYTHLPHRTRWHPEEIVEHVARMEAVLQRQAPGFGALVQARHVAGPVDLQQHNPSLVGGAVGGGTSAAYQQLFFRPVPGLGRADTPVDRLFLASASAHPGGGVHGAPGSNAARAALARDRAVTGRMYGAVVSAAQRAVYR, encoded by the coding sequence ATGGCAGAAACGGATGTGGAGACGGCGGACGCGGTCGTCATCGGTGCCGGACACAACGGCCTGGTCGCCGCCAACCTGCTCGCTGACGCCGGCTGGGACGTGCTGGTGCTGGAGGCGACCGGGGCGCCCGGCGGTGCGGTCCGGTCCGCCGAGGTGACTGCCCCCGGCTATCTCAGCGACCTGTACAGCTCCTTCTATCCGCTCGGGTTCGCCTCGCCGGTGCTGCGGGAGCTGCGGCTGGCCGAGTTCGGGCTGCGCTGGCGGCACGCCCCGGACGTCTTCGCCCATCTGCTGCCGGACGACCGCGCGGCAGTGGTCAACCTGGACCCCCGGCGGACCGCGGAGTCGTTGGAGACGTTCGCCGACGGCGACGGCGAGCGCTGGCTGTCGGCGTACGCCGAGTGGCGGGCCGTGTCGGCGCCGCTGATCGACGCGCTGTTCACCCCGTTCCCGCCGGTGCGGGCCGGCACCGCGCTGCTGCGCCGGCTCCGCAGCGCCGGATCGTTACGGCTGGCCCGGCGCCTGGTGCTGCCGGTCCGCCAACTAGGCCGGGAGACCTTCGCCGGGGCCGGCGGCCCGGCGCTGCTCGCGGGCTGCGCGCTGCACACCGACCTGGCCCCCGACGACGTCGCCTCCGGGGTGTACGGCTGGCTGCTGACCATGCTCGGTCAGGAGATCGGCTGGCCGGTGCCGGCGGGCGGCGCGCAGCGGATCACCGACGCGTTGGTCGGCCGGCTGCGTTCCCGGGGCGGCCGGTTGGTCACCGGCGCCGCCGCCGACCGGGTGCTGATCGCCCGCAGCCGGGCGGTCGGCGTGCGGACCGTCGACGGCCGGCGGTGGCGGGCCCGGCGGGCGGTGCTCGCCGACGTTCCCGCTCCGGCACTGCTGCTCGACCTGGTAGGCGACCGGTGGCTGCCCACCAGGATGGTCGACGACCTGCGCCGGTTCCGGTGGGACGGGTCGACGGTGAAGGTCGACTGGGCGCTCACCGGCCCGATGCCGTGGCGCAATCCGGCGGTCGCCGGGGCCGGTACCGTGCACCTTGGTGCCGACCTGGACGGCCTGACCCGGTACGCCGCCGCGCTGGCCTGCGACGAGGTGCCCCGCGACCCGTTCCTGCTGCTCGGTCAGCTGACCACCGCCGACCCGCAGCGGTCCCCGGCGGGCACCGAGTCGCTGTGGGCGTACACGCACCTGCCGCACCGTACCCGGTGGCACCCCGAGGAGATCGTCGAACATGTCGCGCGGATGGAGGCGGTGCTGCAGCGGCAGGCACCGGGCTTCGGCGCTCTGGTCCAAGCCCGGCACGTGGCCGGTCCGGTGGACCTGCAGCAGCACAATCCGAGCCTGGTCGGGGGAGCGGTCGGTGGCGGCACGTCGGCCGCGTACCAGCAGCTGTTCTTCCGGCCGGTGCCCGGCTTGGGCCGCGCGGACACCCCGGTCGACCGGCTCTTTCTCGCCTCGGCGTCGGCGCACCCCGGCGGCGGGGTGCACGGCGCGCCCGGGTCGAACGCCGCGCGGGCGGCGCTGGCCCGCGACCGTGCGGTGACCGGGCGGATGTACGGGGCCGTGGTGTCGGCGGCGCAGCGCGCGGTCTACCGCTGA
- a CDS encoding YihY/virulence factor BrkB family protein gives MNSPARPVRLREIRLTTWRAVLVGSGRRFVRDNCVDWAAALTYYGVLALFPSLIVVVALVGLVSDGERTVDTVVGLAEDLGAGAVVGDEGFVDVVDGVVDQRGSAGVLLSFGLVAALWSASGYVRAFTRAANAIYGVAEGRPFYRLQPQQLGLTAAGLVLLALVAVMLIVSGPVTDALGDRLGLGEAPRTAWSLLKWPVLIAIVTALLSLLYWFAPNVRQPKLRWLAVGGVVTLLLAALASAGFGTYVAYFGSYDVTYGSLGAVIAFLVWLYLTNLAVMLGVEINAEVQRGRAAQAGESEPADPVLPPRTPV, from the coding sequence GTGAACAGTCCGGCCCGGCCGGTGCGGTTACGCGAGATCCGGTTGACGACGTGGCGCGCCGTGCTGGTCGGCAGCGGACGACGGTTCGTCCGGGACAACTGCGTGGACTGGGCCGCCGCGTTGACCTACTACGGCGTACTCGCGCTCTTCCCCTCGTTGATCGTGGTCGTCGCGCTGGTCGGTCTGGTCTCCGACGGTGAGCGCACGGTGGACACCGTGGTCGGCCTGGCCGAGGATCTCGGAGCCGGGGCGGTGGTGGGGGACGAGGGTTTCGTCGACGTCGTCGACGGGGTGGTCGACCAGCGCGGTTCCGCGGGTGTGCTGCTCAGCTTCGGTCTGGTGGCCGCGCTGTGGTCGGCGTCGGGGTACGTGCGGGCGTTCACCCGAGCTGCGAACGCCATCTACGGGGTGGCCGAGGGTCGTCCCTTCTACCGGTTGCAGCCACAGCAGCTCGGGCTGACCGCCGCCGGGCTGGTGCTGCTCGCGCTGGTCGCCGTGATGCTGATCGTCAGCGGCCCGGTCACCGACGCACTCGGTGACCGGCTCGGCCTGGGCGAGGCTCCGCGTACCGCCTGGAGCCTGCTCAAATGGCCGGTGCTGATCGCCATCGTCACGGCACTCTTGTCTCTTCTGTACTGGTTCGCTCCCAACGTCCGCCAGCCGAAGCTCCGCTGGCTGGCCGTCGGCGGCGTGGTGACCCTGCTGCTGGCGGCGCTGGCTTCCGCCGGGTTCGGCACCTACGTCGCGTACTTCGGTTCGTACGACGTGACCTACGGCAGCCTCGGCGCGGTGATCGCGTTCCTGGTCTGGCTCTACCTGACCAACCTGGCGGTGATGCTGGGCGTCGAGATCAACGCGGAGGTGCAGCGCGGCCGGGCCGCCCAGGCCGGCGAGTCGGAACCGGCCGACCCGGTGCTGCCGCCCCGGACGCCGGTTTAG
- a CDS encoding aldehyde dehydrogenase: MYDVEQFIDGVWGRFGDGAEIVVEDPSEGTPVSRSPVATEADIGTAVKSAREAAPGWAATPAAERAAALRRIADALAGATDQVAEAQSAEMGKPLAGARAGIATGVATLRQYAELGPVHRGRALAGDPAALDLMAYVPRGVVAVLTPWNDPVAVACGLLGAALVTGNTVVHKPSERCPATGALLARLVADEVPDGVFALLTGDGGVGARIAAADGVDLVAHVGSTEAGRAVAEACARTGAKVLRENGGSDALIVDEGVDPRWAAQQAAAGALANSGQVCVSVERIYVHSTVAEPFVEALTGHCSGMRLGPARDPYTELGPLVDRRHRDQVHAQVSAALAAGATARCGGRVPDGPGAFYPPTVLTGCTDDMAVMRQETFGPVAPVMTVGSFDEALSRAAASPYGLSATVLTRSMGHAQRAWRELPVGTVKINSVFGGAPGGAAHPRRGSGEGLGFGPELLDEMTVVKVLHLQAPGGPDGRW, translated from the coding sequence ATGTACGACGTGGAGCAGTTCATCGACGGCGTGTGGGGGCGGTTCGGCGACGGCGCCGAGATTGTCGTCGAGGACCCGTCCGAGGGCACCCCGGTCAGCCGCAGCCCGGTCGCCACCGAGGCGGACATCGGCACGGCGGTGAAGTCGGCCCGCGAGGCGGCACCGGGGTGGGCTGCGACACCGGCGGCGGAACGGGCCGCCGCGCTGCGGCGAATCGCGGACGCTCTGGCCGGTGCCACCGACCAGGTGGCCGAGGCGCAGAGCGCGGAGATGGGCAAGCCGTTGGCCGGGGCGCGGGCCGGGATCGCCACCGGCGTCGCGACGTTGCGGCAGTACGCCGAGCTGGGTCCGGTGCACCGGGGTCGGGCGCTGGCCGGCGACCCGGCGGCCCTGGATCTGATGGCGTACGTGCCGCGTGGGGTGGTGGCGGTGCTGACACCGTGGAACGACCCGGTGGCAGTGGCCTGCGGGCTGCTCGGCGCGGCGCTGGTCACCGGCAACACGGTGGTGCACAAGCCGAGTGAACGCTGCCCGGCGACCGGCGCGCTGCTCGCCCGGCTGGTCGCCGACGAGGTTCCCGACGGGGTCTTCGCCCTGCTGACCGGCGACGGGGGTGTCGGCGCCCGGATCGCCGCCGCCGACGGGGTGGACCTGGTCGCCCACGTCGGGTCGACCGAGGCCGGGCGGGCCGTCGCCGAGGCGTGTGCCCGGACCGGGGCCAAGGTGCTGCGGGAGAACGGCGGCAGCGACGCGCTGATCGTCGACGAGGGCGTCGATCCGCGATGGGCCGCGCAGCAGGCGGCGGCCGGCGCGTTGGCGAACTCGGGCCAGGTGTGTGTCAGCGTCGAGCGGATCTACGTGCACAGCACGGTGGCCGAGCCGTTCGTCGAGGCGCTCACCGGGCACTGCTCGGGGATGCGGTTGGGGCCGGCCCGGGACCCGTACACCGAGCTGGGTCCGTTGGTGGACCGCCGGCACCGCGACCAGGTGCATGCCCAGGTCTCGGCGGCGCTGGCGGCCGGGGCGACGGCGCGGTGCGGGGGCCGGGTCCCGGACGGGCCCGGTGCCTTCTATCCGCCGACGGTGCTGACCGGGTGCACCGACGACATGGCGGTGATGCGGCAGGAGACGTTCGGCCCGGTCGCCCCGGTGATGACGGTGGGATCGTTCGACGAGGCGCTGTCGCGGGCTGCGGCTTCCCCGTACGGTCTGTCGGCGACCGTGCTGACCCGGTCCATGGGCCACGCGCAGCGGGCCTGGCGTGAACTGCCGGTGGGCACCGTGAAGATCAACTCGGTGTTCGGTGGAGCGCCGGGCGGTGCCGCGCACCCCCGGCGCGGCAGCGGGGAAGGCCTCGGATTCGGGCCGGAACTGCTCGACGAGATGACCGTCGTCAAGGTGCTGCATCTGCAGGCTCCGGGTGGACCGGACGGCCGCTGGTGA
- a CDS encoding SRPBCC family protein yields MGAVTEYVDVAVPVRAAYNQWTQFEEFPQFMEGVSEVTQVSETLTHWTTEIAGVSREFDAKITEQIPDERVAWTATGGVKQAGVITFHRLDDAHTRVTAQLEFDPEGVAEQAGDKLGIVDRRVKGDMKRFKDFIESRHGVETGAWRGEVPRPQP; encoded by the coding sequence ATGGGAGCAGTGACCGAGTACGTCGACGTCGCGGTGCCGGTACGCGCCGCGTACAACCAGTGGACGCAGTTCGAGGAGTTCCCCCAGTTCATGGAGGGCGTCTCGGAGGTGACCCAGGTGTCGGAGACGCTGACGCACTGGACGACCGAGATCGCCGGGGTGTCGCGGGAGTTCGACGCGAAGATCACCGAGCAGATTCCCGACGAGCGGGTCGCCTGGACCGCGACCGGTGGGGTGAAGCAGGCCGGTGTGATCACCTTCCACCGCCTGGACGACGCCCACACCCGGGTGACCGCGCAGCTGGAGTTCGACCCGGAGGGGGTGGCGGAGCAGGCCGGCGACAAGCTGGGCATCGTGGACCGCCGGGTGAAGGGCGACATGAAGCGCTTCAAGGACTTCATCGAGAGCCGACACGGCGTGGAAACCGGCGCCTGGCGTGGCGAGGTCCCCCGACCGCAGCCGTGA